Genomic segment of Sphaerodactylus townsendi isolate TG3544 unplaced genomic scaffold, MPM_Stown_v2.3 scaffold_1401, whole genome shotgun sequence:
tgaggtgcgccccctctcctttgctttgctccctatattttttacaattccattcttgtatatatatttgttatccttttagggaggagtccggccgttccctccttctggggaggttttaatgaattggggTATGGGAGgccgttattattgttttgaccgctgtttaaatgggttttaatggtttttaatggattttagtaaatatggtcactattgtgacccttgttacacaTTGTATACCTactgatattgttgtgcaccgcccagagtccctcggggatggggcggtctatacatttaaataataaataaataaataaataaataaataaataaataaataaataaataaaacatccggACGAGTTCAGGGCAAAGTTGAGACACAAAGCAGAGACTGTCGGGCTTCACAGCCCAGAGTCGCCGACGGCCCCGCTGCATCTCTGGGGTTCTATTCCAGGTTTCTATACAGCGAGCTCATGAAGTACGACCCCTCTGCCCCGGAAGACAGCATTTTTGAGCCAGCAGATGACGGCAGGCTGAAGATCAAAGATGACATCACCTTCCACCTGTACATCAGGTGCGTTACTACCTGCAGCGTGGCCCTGGCAGCAGTTCCGCCTTCAgacactgggggtgggtgggtggactgTCTCGAGAGAGAATTCTAGAATACCTTTTCCAGGTATGTCCTGTGAGGTGCCTTCACTTTGCCATTTTGGATCCAGGTTAAGACCTTCGTTATCTTCCAAGACTTTAATGGCTAGTTTGTCTCTTTACCGTTGAGGGTATTTTTCATTCCCCTTTCCCCGCTGCTCCCTATAAGCATACGGAGTTTGGAGCGGACTCCCTGGAGTCTTTTCTGTCATTCTGACCTGCTGCTTTAATCCCCAAGTATTTGGTTGCCTTTTTGATTTACAGCATGTTTCGTTATTGTCTCTATTCCTTGTTCTTCCTTGTTTTCACCATATTCAGTGTCATTAtctttagttttattttttattctgttgGCATCCAGAATAAATTCCAGATCTTTGAATTTGTCCTGTAGTCTTCTTCAGAGAGCGCTTTGGCTTAGTAACAGGAATAATCACTAGGgtgttgggttttctgggtcgtatggccgtgttccagtagtagtttctcctgatgttttgcctgcatctgtggctggcatcaagatgccagccacagatgctggcgaaacgtcaggagaaactactactggaacacggccatatgacccagaaaacccacaacaccctagtgccgtggtggcgaaccaattgccaattggtcatgctggcaggggctgatgggaattgtggtccataacatctggagtgccaaaggttcgccaccactgccctagtgattccggccgtgaaaaccttcaacaggtACATCGTCTGGCATGATCTTTGGCTCAGTTGGGGCTCCACGTTTCtcgttctgctttttttttctagCACGGCACCTTGCGGGGACGGGGCGCTCTTTGACAAATCCTGCAGCGACCAGGCAAACACGGTTGGAGAGGGTCCCCATCAGCCACTGTTCGAAAACCCCAAGCAGGGGAAACTGCGCACCAAGGTGGAGAACGGTGAGTGCAGCAGGAGCTGGGCTCTGTTGGATGGCGTCGGATTTGATTTGGCGTCCTGGAAACTGCAGTTTTGCGTttgaagggtgggggagagtaACCCCGTAGCCCTTCAGGAATCAAAGATTTGATAAATAGGGTgttggggttaagagcaggtgcactcaaatctggagaaccgggtttgattcccatctctgccacttgagctgtggaggcttatttggtggactagattagcctgagcactccaacAGCCGCTGTTCAGAAAGGGctactgtccgggccctgcgggaccttggggatttccgcaggcctgtaagactgagttgttccaccgggcctttggagagaccggccgctgagggtgcccctgccccctcctctttacccccatgggccctaataccatcaggacccattatttcacattaggagggtttcgtaagggcgcgggcgatgttttaagatatgactgttgttttaattatatgtatgtttttagctgatgttttatctgtacaccgccctgagcccttcggggatagggcggtatattaaatttaattaattaattaattaataataataataataataataataataataataataataataataatgatgatgatgatgataatgacagacagacagacagacagacagacagacagacagacagacagacagacagacagacagacagacagatagatagatagatagatagatagatagatagatagatagatagatagatagatagggggcatacattgaaaatgctggggggaagaattagaactaataaaaggaaacacttcttcacgcaacgtgtgattggtgtttggaatatgctgccacaggaggttgtgatggccactaacctggatagctttaaaaggggcttggacagatttatggaggagaagtcgatttatggctaccaatcttgatcctccttgatctgagattgcaaatgccttagcagaccaggtgatcgggagcaacagccgcagaaggccattgcgttcacatcctacatgtgagctcccaaaggcacctggtgggccactgcgagtagcagagagctggactagatggactttggtctgatccagctggcttgttcttacgttcttatagatagatagatagacagacggacagacggacggacggacggacggatagatagatagatggatagatagagcTTTCCTTCTGGAACAGTAGGACTGCACTTGTACTAGTTTTTTTGGGTGGCTGTTTCATGTTGTTATTCTTTTTAACAGGAGAAGGCACCATTCCCGTGGAATCGAGTGACATCGTGCCAACGTGGGACGGGATCCAGCACGGTGAGCGCCTCCGCACCATGTCCTGCAGCGACAAAATCCTTCGCTGGAACGtcctgggcctgcagggggcgctgctgTCACATTTCCTGCAGCCGGTCTATCTCCGCTCTGTTACGTTGGGTAGGTAGCTCCCCACGGCCCCCAGCATCAGTTCTTGTACCTCTCTGTACCTTCTGTTCCAGCAATGGACTTCTTCTGGCCTGATTCTGCCGAGTGTGTTTGTGCGGGTTGTGACGCCTAGGCTGGCAAAGTAGCTGCCATGTTCCTCTAGAATACTTCCTTTGTGCCAGTGTGgcgagcaagtggattctaatctggagaaccgggtttgatcccccactcctccacctgagtggcagagacttatctggtgaaccagatgtgtttccccactcctgcattcctgctgggtgaccttgagctagtcacagttctctcaggactctctcagccccacctgcctcacgaggtgtctgttgtggggagaggaagggaaaggagcttgtaagcccctttgagtctccttacaggagagggaaggtggggtataaatccaaactcctcctcttcagatttttttttaaccctctcCTTTCCAGGCTACTTGTACAGCCAAGGTCACCTGACACGCGCCATCTGCTGCCGCATGTCGAGAGACGGCAGCACGTTCCAGGCGGGGCTCCTGGAGCCGTATTTTGTCAACCACCCAGAGGTACGTCCAGATTCTCTTGCTCTGGGCAccctcttgcccttccccaaGCACGTTCCGTTGCCATTTGGTCTTGCTGGGCTGCGTGGCCTCCCCTCTCCTGAAAACTTTGCAATCggctttatttttcctttctcatGGAAGACCAAGACAAAAACTGCATGGCGGCAGGTGCAGACGCCACCACTTTCCCTATGCAAGAAAGGACGGTTTGCAGAAGAGGGAAGGCACTGCTGAGTGTCAGAAACATCGGTCCTGGGGAGGATGTGGCTCAGGGGTAGACTGTCTGCTTGGCCTGCCGAAGGTCGCGGGTTCAaaccctggcacctccagtttaaaaggacTAGGCTGTGGTGCAGTAAAAGAATAGCTTCTCACTCCTAATTCTCACATACGTGACGATaagtacagaggtgggatccagcaggttctcacaggttcctgagagaaggttactaattatttgtgtgtgccgagagggggttactaattggtgattttgccacgtggtttttgccttagttacacccctcctctcagcagtagcgcgcagaacttgaagcagtctagcaggaggtgcaccagcatgcatggcagcctgcgcctgcgtgcattcgtttcccgcccaaggaccggcgcagcggctgcatccttgccacagccccgcccccagaatgcccggccacgcccccgtcgtgccccgcccagccccattggcgctacgccacagtttgaatcccaccaccatgggaacctgttactaaaatttttggatcccaccactggataagta
This window contains:
- the ADAR gene encoding double-stranded RNA-specific adenosine deaminase; its protein translation is MGLPHDPKFIFQAKVGGRWFPAVTAHSKKQGKQEAADAALRVLIGETEKSEHLEGMTVTELPVSGSTLHDQIAMLSHQRFNTLTARIQHSLLGRKILAAIIMRRGQEGLGVVVSIGTGNRCVKGEELSLKGETVNDCHAEIISRRGFIRFLYSELMKYDPSAPEDSIFEPADDGRLKIKDDITFHLYISTAPCGDGALFDKSCSDQANTVGEGPHQPLFENPKQGKLRTKVENGEGTIPVESSDIVPTWDGIQHGERLRTMSCSDKILRWNVLGLQGALLSHFLQPVYLRSVTLGYLYSQGHLTRAICCRMSRDGSTFQAGLLEPYFVNHPEVRPDSLALGTLLPFPKHVPLPF